One window of Pyrus communis chromosome 12, drPyrComm1.1, whole genome shotgun sequence genomic DNA carries:
- the LOC137710855 gene encoding putative phospholipid-transporting ATPase 9, with protein MGGGGRRKKQHFSRIHAFSCGKASFNGEHSRIGGPGFSRVVYCNDPECLEATLHSYQGNYVRTTKYTLATFLPKAVFEQFRRVANLYFLICAILSFTPLSPYSAVSNVVPLVVVIGVTMGKEAVEDWRRKKQDIEMNNSKVKVHHGEGNFEHTKWRDLKVGDIVKVEKDGFFPADLILLSSSYDEALCYVETTNLDGETNLKLKQALEETSNLHEDSSFENFKAVIRCEDPNANLYSFVGSMEIEDQPYPLTPQQLLLRDSKLRNTDFVYGVVIFTGHDTKVMQNSTDPPSKRSKVEKRMDKIIYFLFFLLVVMSLVGAIVFGVNTSKDLDDGKMIRWYLRPDDTTVYYDPTRAPLAASLQFLTAIMLYSYLIPISLYVSIEIVKVLQSTFINQDVHMYYEETDKPARARTSNLNEELGQVDTILSDKTGTLTCNSMEFIKCSIAGTAFGRGVTEVERALARRKGEELTEEEIHAEEEELNGAKSTIKGFNFMDERIMNGKWVNEPRADVIQKFLQLLAICHTAIPEVDEETGRVSYEAESPDEAAFVIAAREFGFEFYERTQGSISLHELDPIYGRKIERNYKLLNILEFSSSRKRMSVIIRNEEGKILLLCKGADSVMFERLAKNGREFEEKTREHINKYADAGLRTLVLAYRELDEEEYDEFNKEFTEAKTLVSSDREEIVEAVSEKIERDLILLGATAVEDKLQNGVPECIDKLAQAGIKIWVLTGDKMETAINIGYACSLLRQGMKQIVISSETAEAKALEKVEDKTAVAKALKESVVHQISQGKALLAAPEENSQALALIIDGNSLAYALENDVKDLFLELAIGCASVICCRSSPKQKALVARLVKDKTGNTTLAVGDGANDVGMLQEADIGVGISGVEGMQAVMSSDIAIAQFRFLERLLLVHGHWCYRRISSMVCYFFYKNIAFGFTIFFYQIYASFSGQTAYNDWYLSLYNVFFTSLPVIALGVFDQDVSAKFCLKFPLLYQEGAQNVLFSWLRILGWAMNGAVTATLVFFFCVVAMGSQAFRKGGQVVGLEIFGATMYSCVVWVVNCQMALSINYFTYIQHLFIWGGIIFWYIFQLAYGAIDPDISTTAYKVFIEACAPAPFYWLLTLFVLVSSLLPYFAYAAIQMRFFPMYHQMIQWIRTDGQSDDPEFCQMVRQRSIRSTTVGYTARIEATSKRFVEKPEGH; from the exons ATGGGAGGTGGGGGTAGAAGAAAAAAGCAGCATTTTAGTCGAATCCATGCTTTTTCATGTGGGAAAGCTTCCTTCAATGGCGAGCATTCACGGATTGGCGGCCCTGGTTTCTCGAGGGTAGTTTACTGTAATGACCCTGAGTGCTTGGAGGCCACACTCCACAGCTACCAGGGCAATTATGTCAGAACGACTAAGTATACACTTGCTACATTCTTGCCCAAGGCAGTGTTTGAGCAGTTTAGAAGGGTTGCCAATTTATACTTCCTCATTTGTGCAATTCTGTCTTTTACGCCGCTTTCGCCTTACTCCGCCGTCAGCAACGTCGTCCCTCTCGTCGTCGTGATCGGAGTTACGATGGGGAAGGAGGCCGTTGAAGATTGGAGGAGGAAAAAACAG GACATTGAAATGAACAACAGCAAAGTTAAGGTGCATCATGGTGAGGGCAATTTTGAGCATACCAAATGGAGGGATTTGAAAGTTGGGGATATAGTGAAGGTCGAAAAGGACGGGTTTTTTCCTGCTGATCTTATCTTACTTTCATCAAGCTATGACGAAGCGCTTTGCTATGTTGAGACCACCAATCTTGATGGGGAAACTAATTTGAAACTAAAACAAGCACTGGAAGAAACTTCTAATCTGCACGAAGACTCAAGCTTTGAGAATTTTAAGGCGGTAATCAGATGTGAAGACCCAAATGCAAATTTGTACTCATTTGTTGGCAGTATGGAGATTGAAGATCAACCGTACCCTCTTACACCACAGCAGCTTCTGCTTCGAGACTCAAAGCTGCGAAACACGGATTTTGTGTATGGGGTGGTAATCTTCACAGGTCACGATACAAAAGTAATGCAGAATTCAACAGATCCTCCTTCTAAGAGAAGCAAAGTTGAGAAGCGGATGGATAAGATTATCTACTTCTTGTTTTTCCTCTTGGTTGTGATGTCTTTAGTTGGGGCTATTGTCTTCGGGGTTAATACTAGTAAAGACCTGGATGATGGGAAAATGATCAGATGGTACCTCAGACCAGATGATACCACAGTTTACTATGATCCGACGAGGGCACCACTTGCAGCAAGTTTGCAATTTTTAACTGCCATTATGCTGTATAGTTATTTGATCCCCATTTCCTTGTATGTGTCAATAGAAATTGTCAAAGTTCTTCAGTCCACTTTTATAAACCAGGATGTGCACATGTATTATGAGGAAACTGACAAGCCAGCCCGAGCGCGTACTTCAAACTTGAATGAAGAACTTGGCCAAGTTGATACTATACTTTCAGATAAAACCGGAACATTAACTTGCAACTCGATGGAATTTATCAAGTGTTCTATTGCTGGCACTGCTTTTGGGCGCGGAGTTACAGAAGTTGAGAGAGCCTTAGCCAGGAGAAAAGGTGAGGAATTGAcagaagaagagatccatgctgaagaagaagaactgaATGGAGCCAAGTCGACGATAAAAGGCTTTAATTTTATGGATGAAAGGATTATGAACGGAAAATGGGTTAATGAGCCTCGCGCAGATGTAATCCAGAAGTTTCTACAGTTACTAGCAATCTGTCATACCGCAATACCTGAAGTTGATGAAGAAACTGGAAGAGTATCATATGAAGCTGAATCACCAGATGAGGCAGCTTTCGTGATTGCAGCAAGAGAGTTTGGGTTTGAATTTTACGAAAGGACTCAAGGAAGCATCTCGCTGCATGAGTTGGATCCCATTTatggaagaaaaattgaaag AAATTATAAACTTTTGAACATTTTGGAGTTTAGTAGCTCAAGAAAGAGAATGTCCGTGATCATAAGAAACGAAGAGGGAAAGATACTACTCCTATGCAAAGGCGCTGACAG TGTCATGTTCGAAAGACTTGCAAAGAACGGAAGGGAGTTTGAAGAGAAGACTAGGGAACACATTAACAAGTATGCTGACGCTGGTTTGAGGACTTTGGTACTTGCATATCGCGAACTtgatgaagaagaatatgaTGAGTTCAATAAAGAATTCACTGAGGCCAAAACCTTGGTGAGTTCAGATCGGGAGGAAATTGTCGAGGCAGTTTCAGAGAAGATTGAGAGGGATTTGATTCTTCTTGGTGCTACTGCAGTTGAAGACAAACTTCAAAATGGG GTTCCTGAATGCATTGACAAGCTTGCTCAGGCTGGAATTAAAATATGGGTTCTGACTGGAGATAAAATGGAGACAGCGATTAATATTGG ATATGCGTGCAGTTTGCTTAGACAAGGAATGAAACAAATAGTAATAAGCTCCGAGACTGCAGAAGCTAAAGCATTAGAGAAGGTGGAGGATAAGACGGCAGTTGCCAAG GCATTGAAGGAAAGTGTAGTCCATCAAATAAGTCAGGGAAAGGCGTTGCTTGCTGCACCAGAAGAGAACTCTCAGGCACTGGCTTTGATCATTGATGGGAATTCGCTTGCTTATGCCTTAGAGAACGATGTCAAGGATCTCTTTCTAGAGCTTGCCATCGGCTGCGCATCTGTTATATGCTGTCGTTCGTCTCCCAAACAGAAAGCACTT GTTGCAAGACTGGTAAAAGATAAAACTGGCAACACAACTCTGGCCGTTGGTGATGGGGCAAATGATGTTGGAATGCTTCAAGAAGCAGATATCGGAGTTGGTATCAGCGGTGTTGAAGGAATGCAG GCAGTCATGTCAAGTGACATTGCAATTGCACAGTTCCGATTTTTGGAGCGCCTACTACTTGTACATGGCCATTGGTGTTACAGAAGAATCTCATCAATG GTCTGCTATTTCTTCTACAAGAACATTGCTTTTGGCTTCACTATTTTCTTCTATCAGATATATGCTTCATTCTCAGGCCAAACTGCGTACAACGATTGGTATCTGTCACtatacaatgtcttcttcacgTCACTTCCGGTGATTGCCTTGGGAGTTTTTGACCAAGATGTCTCGGCCAAGTTCTGTCTCAAG TTCCCGCTATTGTACCAAGAAGGTGCGCAAAACGTCTTATTTAGCTGGCTCCGGATACTTGGATGGGCAATGAACGGGGCGGTGACTGCTACCCTAGTCTTCTTCTTCTGCGTTGTGGCAATGGGCAGTCAAGCCTTTCGTAAAGGCGGGCAAGTTGTTGGCTTGGAAATCTTTGGTGCCACGATGTACTCATGTGTGGTATGGGTTGTCAACTGTCAAATGGCACTGTCCATCAACTACTTCACTTATATACAACATCTCTTCATCTGGGGTGGCATCATATTCTGGTATATATTCCAGTTGGCATATGGAGCCATTGACCCTGACATATCAACCACTGCGTATAAGGTGTTCATTGAAGCCTGCGCACCAGCTCCGTTTTATTGGCTTCTCACACTGTTTGTTTTGGTCTCTTCCCTCCTGCCATACTTCGCTTACGCAGCCATCCAAATGCGGTTTTTCCCCATGTATCATCAGATGATACAGTGGATAAGAACAGATGGGCAATCAGATGACCCCGAGTTCTGCCAAATGGTGCGGCAGAGATCCATAAGAAGCACAACAGTAGGTTACACAGCCCGCATTGAAGCAACATCTAAACGCTTTGTAGAGAAGCCCGAAGGTCATTAA